A window of the Pseudomonas fluorescens genome harbors these coding sequences:
- a CDS encoding paraquat-inducible protein A, with amino-acid sequence MRAIDAGILICTECHELNRQETDSDVQTCTRCGALVHARRPNSLARTWALLITAAIIYIPANVLPIMTVSSLGQGDPSTIMSGVIQLVQHGMIPIAAVVFIASILVPTFKLVGIALLLFSVQRRQPLSARQRIWMYRFIEFIGRWSMLDIFVIAILVAVVNFGRLASVEANLGAVAFASVVILTMLAAVTFDPRLIWDNTESDADHD; translated from the coding sequence ATGCGGGCGATTGATGCAGGCATTCTGATCTGTACCGAATGCCACGAACTGAACAGGCAGGAAACCGACAGCGATGTGCAGACCTGCACCCGATGCGGTGCGCTGGTCCACGCCCGGCGGCCCAATAGCCTCGCGCGAACCTGGGCGCTGCTGATCACGGCTGCGATTATCTACATCCCGGCCAACGTGCTGCCGATCATGACTGTCAGCTCTCTAGGGCAAGGTGATCCGAGCACGATCATGTCCGGCGTCATCCAGCTGGTGCAGCACGGCATGATTCCAATCGCCGCCGTGGTGTTCATCGCCAGTATCCTGGTGCCGACGTTCAAGCTGGTGGGCATCGCGTTGCTGCTGTTTTCTGTACAACGCCGCCAGCCATTGTCCGCCCGTCAACGGATCTGGATGTACCGTTTCATCGAGTTCATCGGCCGCTGGTCGATGCTCGATATTTTTGTGATCGCCATTCTGGTGGCGGTCGTCAACTTCGGCCGGCTTGCCAGCGTCGAAGCCAATCTTGGCGCCGTCGCCTTCGCCAGTGTGGTGATTCTGACGATGCTTGCCGCTGTCACTTTCGATCCCCGACTGATTTGGGATAACACGGAGTCGGACGCCGACCATGACTGA
- a CDS encoding paraquat-inducible protein A, which produces MSDSVDAPGLSDLPLDDLVACHECDLLMRKPKLAHGEKALCPRCGYELYAHRHNVVQRSLALVIAALLLYVPANFLPIMQLNVLGQSSQDTVWSGVIGLFNTDMRGVSVVVFLCSMAIPLLKLLCQLIVLLTIRFNIGRSYGLLLYRIYHHLKDWGMLEVYLMGVLVAIVKLADMAAITVGLGLACFIGLLLVQVWLEVVMSPHQIWQALSGEDAHAGD; this is translated from the coding sequence ATGTCGGATTCGGTTGACGCCCCCGGGCTGTCAGATTTACCGCTGGATGACTTGGTGGCCTGCCATGAGTGCGATCTGCTGATGCGCAAGCCCAAGCTTGCTCACGGCGAAAAAGCCCTCTGCCCACGCTGCGGTTACGAACTATATGCTCACCGTCATAACGTGGTGCAGCGCAGCCTCGCCCTGGTCATTGCCGCGCTGTTGCTCTACGTGCCGGCGAACTTTTTACCCATCATGCAGCTCAATGTTCTCGGGCAATCGTCGCAGGACACGGTCTGGAGCGGTGTGATCGGTCTGTTCAACACCGATATGCGCGGTGTTTCGGTTGTCGTATTCCTTTGCAGCATGGCGATTCCACTGTTGAAACTGTTGTGTCAGTTGATCGTGTTGCTGACGATCCGTTTCAACATCGGACGCAGTTATGGCTTGCTGCTCTACCGCATTTATCACCACCTCAAAGACTGGGGCATGCTCGAGGTCTACCTCATGGGCGTCCTGGTCGCGATTGTCAAACTGGCGGACATGGCGGCTATCACCGTGGGCCTCGGTCTGGCGTGTTTCATCGGCTTGTTACTGGTTCAGGTCTGGCTCGAAGTGGTGATGTCGCCGCACCAGATCTGGCAGGCGTTATCAGGAGAAGATGCCCATGCGGGCGATTGA